One genomic window of Aquisalimonas sp. 2447 includes the following:
- a CDS encoding antibiotic biosynthesis monooxygenase produces the protein MYQVTNRVFVAPGWEDAFEERFRQRAGRIHHNPGFVRMEVLRPEADGLPYLVQSVWQSKEAFDAWVGSEDFRAAHADPLPQEAFSRGSEMERHAVVVAAP, from the coding sequence ATGTACCAGGTAACCAATCGCGTGTTTGTTGCCCCGGGATGGGAGGACGCGTTCGAGGAGCGCTTTCGGCAACGAGCCGGGCGTATCCACCACAACCCGGGATTCGTGCGCATGGAGGTGTTGCGGCCGGAGGCAGACGGGCTTCCCTACTTGGTGCAGAGCGTCTGGCAGAGCAAGGAGGCCTTCGATGCCTGGGTTGGCAGCGAGGATTTCCGCGCAGCCCATGCGGACCCGCTGCCCCAGGAGGCGTTCAGCCGCGGTAGTGAGATGGAGCGCCACGCGGTGGTGGTGGCGGCGCCGTGA
- the cydC gene encoding thiol reductant ABC exporter subunit CydC, whose product MTELRALLRLHWPRWPWLLAGGLLMLAAVLASFGLLALSGWFITATGLAGLAGTALDIYRPGAGIRFFAVGRAVTRYGERLVTHEAVLRLLADLRVRVFRGLMGLSLPRLSALRSGDTLSRLTADVDALDQFYLRILAPVATALLGLTVAGTVLALFAPIAALAVIVCILAAALIAAWISGHMARGPGRAVVQQGSRLREQAVTSLESLAELRIYGADALASRQFRTLAATYEGNQRGLARMAGLTQAAGTLATLLAVWVAAVLMVPLVRAEALSGPGFALVLLGTLALMELLVPLPLAAQALPRTLGAARRILKLTPKQPVHADATTLPGDGTLVLENVAFTTTTGEAPLFVGVDLYVAPGDRIAVSGPSGAGKSTLISLAIGARVPNDGRILLGGTPVASLSPEDAGLRAAWLPQRTMVFAATVADNLRLAAPQATDDELQAALYAAALDSTVANLPQGLATPVGAAGRALSGGEARRLCLARTLLQPAPVLLLDEPTRGLDDDTARDLLARLGKAAGDRAVLMVTHDPDLLPAGFTRYSLSRGRLHPAV is encoded by the coding sequence ATGACTGAACTCCGGGCCCTGCTACGCCTGCACTGGCCTCGCTGGCCCTGGCTGCTGGCCGGCGGGTTGCTGATGCTTGCCGCGGTGCTGGCCAGTTTTGGCCTGCTGGCCCTCTCCGGCTGGTTCATCACCGCCACCGGCCTGGCAGGGCTGGCTGGTACAGCTCTCGACATCTATCGCCCGGGTGCCGGGATCCGCTTTTTCGCCGTGGGGCGTGCCGTGACCCGGTACGGCGAACGCCTGGTGACCCACGAGGCGGTATTGCGACTTCTCGCAGATCTGCGCGTGCGGGTGTTCCGCGGACTCATGGGCCTGAGCCTCCCGCGCCTGTCGGCCTTGCGCAGCGGCGACACCCTCAGTCGGCTCACTGCGGATGTGGACGCTCTGGACCAGTTCTACCTGCGCATTCTGGCCCCGGTGGCCACCGCCCTGCTTGGGCTCACCGTGGCCGGGACCGTGCTGGCGCTGTTCGCCCCGATCGCCGCACTGGCCGTGATCGTCTGCATTCTTGCCGCCGCCCTGATTGCGGCCTGGATCAGCGGTCACATGGCCCGAGGCCCGGGCCGGGCGGTGGTTCAACAGGGGAGCCGCCTGCGGGAGCAGGCGGTCACGTCCCTGGAAAGCCTGGCCGAGCTGCGCATCTACGGAGCCGACGCCCTGGCTTCCCGGCAATTTCGCACCCTCGCCGCAACCTACGAGGGCAACCAGCGGGGGCTGGCGCGCATGGCCGGCCTGACCCAGGCAGCGGGAACGCTGGCGACACTACTGGCCGTATGGGTTGCGGCCGTGCTCATGGTGCCTCTGGTCCGCGCTGAGGCACTGTCAGGGCCAGGTTTTGCGCTGGTCCTGCTGGGCACTCTTGCCCTCATGGAGCTGCTGGTGCCGCTGCCGCTGGCAGCCCAGGCGCTCCCCCGCACCCTGGGTGCTGCGCGCCGCATCCTCAAGTTGACGCCGAAGCAGCCTGTCCATGCGGATGCAACGACGCTGCCCGGGGACGGCACGCTGGTCCTCGAGAATGTTGCCTTCACCACGACCACGGGAGAAGCACCATTGTTCGTCGGCGTGGATTTATACGTTGCGCCGGGGGACCGCATCGCCGTGTCCGGCCCCAGCGGTGCCGGCAAGAGCACGCTGATCAGTCTCGCCATCGGCGCGCGGGTGCCGAATGACGGCAGGATCCTGCTCGGTGGGACACCTGTGGCAAGCCTCAGCCCGGAGGACGCGGGCCTGCGGGCGGCCTGGCTGCCGCAGCGCACCATGGTGTTCGCCGCCACCGTGGCCGATAACCTGCGCCTGGCCGCCCCCCAGGCGACTGATGACGAGCTGCAGGCGGCGTTGTACGCCGCCGCTCTGGATTCGACGGTTGCGAACCTCCCCCAGGGATTGGCGACCCCGGTGGGCGCGGCGGGCCGGGCGCTCTCCGGTGGCGAGGCCCGCCGCCTTTGCCTGGCGCGAACGCTGCTGCAGCCGGCCCCGGTCCTGTTGCTGGACGAACCCACCCGCGGCCTGGACGACGACACGGCCCGTGACCTTCTGGCACGCCTCGGCAAAGCGGCCGGTGACCGGGCCGTCCTGATGGTGACCCATGACCCGGATCTGCTTCCCGCCGGGTTTACCCGCTACAGCCTGTCCCGGGGGCGCCTCCACCCGGCGGTTTGA
- a CDS encoding M20/M25/M40 family metallo-hydrolase: MTTKALQAAVDHRWEKEILTEMEGFIRIPAKSPAFDPDWAANGYLEDAIAHAERWCRATAPADASIEVIRLDGRTPLLLVDVPGNRDGTILLYGHLDKQPEVSGWSDGLGPWQPVLRDERLYGRGSADDGYAVYASLAAVTAVHEQGLPHGRCLLLIETCEESGSYDLPHYIDHLRQRIGQPDLVLCLDSGCGNYEQMWCTTSLRGMAAGTLQVETLTQGVHSGDAGGVVPSSFRIARHLLERLEDSTDGRITPAAFNAEIPDERRAQARAAAEVVGATLRDRFPFTGETRAEEQDLTELVLNRSWRPALEITGADGLPTIADAGNVLRAATAFKLALRLPPTVEGTAATARLKDLLEANPPHGARVTFTPDQAATGWHAPPLSPWLAETMDAASRDAFGAPVIYMGEGGTIPFMALLSEAFPKAQFVITGVLGPQSNAHGPDEFLHVPTARRLTTCVARIIAAHGSRDTG; encoded by the coding sequence TTGACTACCAAAGCGCTTCAGGCCGCAGTCGATCACCGCTGGGAGAAAGAAATCCTCACGGAGATGGAGGGTTTTATACGCATACCGGCGAAATCGCCGGCCTTCGATCCGGACTGGGCCGCCAACGGTTACCTGGAAGACGCCATCGCCCATGCCGAACGCTGGTGCCGCGCAACCGCACCGGCGGACGCCAGTATTGAGGTAATCCGCCTGGACGGGCGCACGCCACTGCTGCTGGTGGACGTTCCCGGCAACCGCGACGGCACCATTCTGCTCTACGGTCACCTGGACAAGCAGCCGGAGGTCAGCGGCTGGAGTGACGGCCTCGGCCCGTGGCAACCGGTACTGAGGGACGAGCGGCTTTACGGGCGCGGCAGTGCCGATGACGGCTACGCCGTATACGCCTCGCTGGCCGCGGTCACGGCGGTGCACGAGCAGGGTCTGCCCCACGGCCGCTGCCTGTTGCTGATCGAGACCTGCGAGGAGAGCGGCAGCTACGATCTGCCCCACTACATCGATCATCTCCGCCAGCGCATCGGCCAGCCCGACCTGGTGCTGTGTCTCGATTCCGGCTGCGGCAACTACGAACAGATGTGGTGCACCACCTCACTGCGCGGCATGGCGGCGGGCACACTGCAGGTGGAGACGCTGACCCAGGGGGTGCACTCCGGCGATGCAGGGGGCGTGGTGCCGTCGTCGTTTCGCATCGCCCGCCACCTGCTGGAGCGCCTTGAGGACTCCACCGACGGACGGATCACTCCGGCGGCATTCAACGCGGAGATTCCCGATGAGCGCCGCGCTCAGGCGAGAGCCGCTGCGGAGGTGGTGGGCGCCACCCTGCGGGACCGATTTCCCTTCACGGGGGAAACCCGGGCCGAGGAACAGGACCTCACGGAGCTGGTCCTGAACCGCAGCTGGCGGCCGGCACTGGAGATCACCGGTGCCGACGGGCTGCCGACCATTGCAGACGCCGGCAATGTGCTCCGCGCAGCCACAGCCTTCAAGCTGGCCCTGCGGCTGCCGCCGACGGTGGAGGGCACGGCGGCAACGGCCCGGCTGAAGGATCTGCTGGAGGCAAACCCGCCCCATGGCGCCCGGGTGACCTTCACCCCGGACCAGGCGGCCACCGGGTGGCATGCTCCGCCCCTGAGCCCCTGGCTGGCGGAGACCATGGATGCGGCTTCCCGGGATGCCTTCGGTGCACCGGTGATATACATGGGCGAAGGCGGCACCATCCCGTTCATGGCATTGCTCAGCGAAGCGTTTCCGAAGGCACAGTTCGTCATCACCGGCGTGCTCGGCCCCCAGTCCAACGCCCACGGACCGGACGAATTCCTGCACGTACCCACCGCGCGCCGGCTCACCACATGCGTGGCGCGGATTATAGCGGCGCATGGGTCGCGAGACACTGGGTAG
- the cydB gene encoding cytochrome d ubiquinol oxidase subunit II encodes MELIDLTLIWIGIIGFGVFMYVLMDGFDLGVGILFPFAPGDTERDIMMNTVAPVWDGNETWLILGGAGLLAAFPLVYTVFLPALYIGVFLLLAGLIFRGVAFEFRFKANRSRYLWDWSFFGGSLVATFAQGAVVGAYIQGFETDGFTYVGGPLDWLTPFTIMTGLALVAGYTLLGATWLILKTTGSLQAWAYAVASRVLLAVLAFFVIISLWTPLAEARVLERWLGNMEWLWVFPLVTLLAAGWLWQAIHRQREGTPFVATLVLFITFYVGLLISMWPLAVPPDHTFWDAASAPASQLFLLIGVLFLTPVVLGYTAWTYWVFRGKVTQESAGYH; translated from the coding sequence ATGGAACTCATTGACCTCACCCTGATCTGGATCGGCATCATCGGTTTCGGTGTGTTCATGTACGTGCTCATGGACGGTTTCGATCTGGGCGTGGGCATCCTGTTCCCGTTCGCGCCGGGTGACACTGAACGGGACATCATGATGAACACCGTCGCTCCCGTCTGGGACGGCAACGAGACCTGGCTGATTCTCGGCGGCGCCGGGCTGCTGGCGGCTTTCCCACTGGTCTACACGGTGTTCCTGCCCGCACTGTATATTGGCGTATTCCTCCTCCTTGCCGGGCTGATCTTCCGCGGTGTCGCCTTCGAGTTTCGCTTCAAGGCGAACCGCTCACGCTACCTGTGGGACTGGTCCTTCTTTGGGGGGTCGCTGGTTGCCACCTTCGCCCAGGGGGCCGTGGTCGGCGCCTACATCCAGGGCTTTGAGACCGACGGGTTCACCTATGTGGGCGGCCCGCTGGACTGGCTCACCCCGTTCACCATCATGACCGGGCTGGCCCTGGTTGCGGGCTACACGCTGCTCGGCGCTACCTGGCTGATCCTCAAGACCACCGGCTCGCTGCAGGCCTGGGCGTATGCCGTGGCGTCACGCGTACTCCTTGCCGTTCTCGCGTTCTTCGTGATCATCAGCCTCTGGACGCCCCTGGCCGAAGCCCGGGTACTGGAACGCTGGCTCGGCAACATGGAATGGCTGTGGGTGTTCCCCCTGGTGACGCTCCTGGCCGCCGGCTGGCTCTGGCAGGCCATTCACCGGCAACGGGAAGGGACCCCGTTCGTGGCCACGCTGGTGCTGTTCATCACCTTCTACGTCGGTCTGTTAATCAGCATGTGGCCACTGGCCGTGCCACCGGACCACACGTTCTGGGATGCCGCCTCCGCTCCGGCGAGCCAGCTGTTCCTGCTGATCGGCGTGCTCTTCCTGACCCCCGTCGTGCTGGGGTATACCGCCTGGACGTACTGGGTGTTCCGAGGCAAAGTCACGCAGGAATCCGCGGGTTATCACTGA
- a CDS encoding DnaJ family domain-containing protein codes for MSLLDEIAEQRVAEARDRGELDNLPGSGRRQQLDDDAMVPAHLRAGYRLLKNAGFLPPEMQLQREINTVEELLEQLPVEDQAGRSDARRRLEVLRMQLAEKRGRGLSLLTTDPAYQQRLLDRLGKR; via the coding sequence ATGTCGCTGCTGGACGAGATCGCGGAGCAGCGTGTCGCCGAGGCGCGGGACCGGGGCGAGCTGGACAATCTTCCCGGTTCCGGCAGGCGCCAGCAGCTGGACGACGATGCCATGGTGCCGGCGCATCTGCGGGCCGGCTACCGATTGCTGAAGAACGCAGGCTTCCTGCCCCCGGAAATGCAGCTGCAGCGGGAGATCAACACCGTGGAAGAGCTGCTGGAGCAGTTGCCGGTGGAGGATCAGGCCGGCCGCAGCGATGCCCGTCGTCGCCTGGAGGTGCTGCGCATGCAGCTCGCCGAGAAGCGGGGCCGTGGCCTCAGCTTGCTGACCACGGATCCCGCCTACCAGCAGCGGTTGCTCGATCGTCTAGGGAAGCGCTAA
- the cydD gene encoding thiol reductant ABC exporter subunit CydD: MTESRAVDEAQAAGSDQARADRAWLAQRARAAGLAPTLTVVAGTAAGWGVIPQAGLLAWLVHAVTVEGSGLAEVGGLLGLLFLVVLFRSGAVAVQEWSAAETAYRVHRHARERIYDRLLGLGPAGLGGRATGALATALLEQVAALGPFAARYRPQMVLTVIVPVAILITVLMLDWLAALLLLFAAPLIPAFMAIVGMGAEAVSRSQHEALARLGGYFLDRLQGLDLLRHLGRAENEATTLAAVGEDYRRRTMAVLRVAFLSSAVLEFFSSVAIAMVAVYIGMGLLGFVTFGPAPELTLFTGLFVLLLAPEFFQPLRQLAQHYHDRAAALGAAAELRPLDQTPSPMPAGGTKVPPPQPPHLVLERVSLRGDGEQPILAGIDLDIAPGEAILLTGPSGSGKTSLLEVLAGFRDVDAGVLRINGDPLSELDLDAWQQRLAWLAQTPYLFPGRIIDNLAPNGSMPPDAAASALDRAGATAFVQQRPEQLETRLGERGQGLSGGEGQRLALARALLRGAPLMLVDEPTASLDPETAEQVSQALQAEHQRGATVIIASHAGDLFPWVQRTIRLRHGRLVGAPDD, translated from the coding sequence ATGACCGAGTCCCGTGCCGTTGACGAAGCGCAAGCAGCAGGTAGCGATCAGGCACGCGCGGACCGCGCCTGGCTCGCGCAGCGGGCGCGGGCGGCCGGTCTCGCCCCCACGCTGACCGTGGTTGCCGGGACGGCTGCCGGCTGGGGCGTGATCCCCCAGGCCGGCCTGCTGGCCTGGCTGGTCCACGCCGTCACCGTGGAAGGTTCGGGGCTTGCAGAAGTGGGCGGCCTGCTGGGGTTGCTATTCCTGGTGGTCCTGTTCCGCTCCGGGGCCGTGGCAGTGCAGGAATGGAGCGCTGCAGAAACGGCCTATCGAGTGCATCGCCACGCCCGTGAGCGGATCTACGATCGCCTGCTCGGCCTCGGGCCCGCCGGGCTCGGGGGGCGCGCCACCGGCGCATTGGCCACTGCATTGCTGGAACAGGTCGCCGCCCTGGGGCCATTCGCCGCGCGCTACCGTCCGCAGATGGTGCTCACGGTAATCGTGCCGGTGGCCATTCTGATCACCGTGTTAATGCTGGACTGGCTGGCTGCCCTGCTGCTGTTGTTTGCGGCGCCGCTGATTCCCGCCTTCATGGCCATTGTCGGCATGGGCGCTGAAGCCGTAAGCCGCAGCCAGCACGAGGCACTGGCGCGCCTGGGCGGGTATTTCCTGGACCGACTCCAGGGGCTGGACCTGTTGCGCCACCTGGGGCGGGCCGAGAACGAAGCAACCACCCTGGCCGCCGTGGGCGAGGATTATCGCCGCCGCACCATGGCGGTGCTGCGGGTGGCATTTCTGTCCTCGGCGGTGCTGGAGTTCTTCAGCTCCGTGGCCATTGCGATGGTGGCGGTGTACATCGGCATGGGCCTGCTCGGCTTCGTGACCTTCGGCCCGGCGCCGGAGCTGACCCTTTTCACGGGCCTGTTCGTGCTGCTGCTGGCGCCGGAATTCTTCCAGCCCCTGCGCCAACTTGCCCAGCACTACCACGATCGGGCCGCCGCCCTGGGCGCGGCAGCGGAACTGCGCCCCCTGGACCAGACGCCCTCCCCCATGCCCGCAGGCGGAACCAAAGTGCCGCCACCGCAACCTCCCCACCTCGTTCTTGAAAGGGTCTCGCTGCGGGGGGATGGCGAGCAACCGATTCTCGCCGGCATCGATCTGGATATCGCTCCGGGCGAAGCGATCCTGCTGACGGGCCCCTCGGGCAGCGGCAAGACATCCTTGCTGGAGGTCCTGGCCGGGTTCCGGGACGTTGATGCCGGGGTCTTACGCATCAACGGCGATCCTTTAAGCGAGTTGGACCTGGACGCATGGCAACAACGCCTGGCGTGGCTTGCACAGACGCCGTACCTGTTTCCCGGCCGCATCATCGACAACCTGGCACCGAACGGGAGCATGCCCCCGGACGCCGCCGCTTCGGCCCTGGATCGCGCAGGTGCGACTGCCTTCGTACAACAACGCCCGGAACAACTGGAGACGCGGTTGGGCGAGCGGGGTCAAGGCTTGTCCGGGGGCGAAGGCCAGCGCCTCGCCCTTGCCCGGGCCTTGCTGCGCGGCGCCCCGCTGATGCTGGTGGATGAACCCACCGCCAGCCTGGATCCGGAAACCGCCGAACAGGTGAGCCAGGCTCTGCAGGCCGAGCACCAGCGCGGCGCCACTGTCATCATCGCCAGCCACGCAGGCGATCTGTTCCCCTGGGTACAACGGACCATCCGGCTCCGCCACGGCCGCCTTGTCGGAGCTCCCGATGACTGA
- a CDS encoding cytochrome ubiquinol oxidase subunit I — protein sequence MELDPLLLSRIQFAFVVSFHAIFPVFTIGLAAFIATLEGLYYRTNDPVYARLSRFWTKVFAVVFGMGVVSGIVMAFQFGSNWSAFSYASANFLGPILSYEVVTAFFLEATFLGVLLFGRDRVPRGVHLFAACMVALGTFISSFWILSANSWMQTPAGVEVQDGLLHVTSWAEAIFNPSLWPRFVHMALASFLTAGFVVAGISAWYLRQGRETGLNRKALGMTVVLLALIAPAQLVVGDWHGLNSFEHQPAKVAAMEGAWETKEGAPLILFAIPDASAERNHFEIGIPYGASLILTHQLDGEVPGLKEWAAEDRPPVGWVFWSFRVMVAIGLLMIVIALTGLVQRLRGRLFHSPRLLRAFTWMIPTPFIAVLAGWFVTDIGRQPWVVYGIMRTSEGVTPSLTGGMALFSLIGFILVYAVIFTAGLYYLVRIFQSGPEAIDAAETEGGHAKRPFSAVETGFEGDTTHTADSRG from the coding sequence ATGGAACTCGATCCGCTTCTCCTGTCACGCATACAGTTCGCCTTCGTCGTCTCGTTTCATGCCATCTTCCCGGTGTTTACCATCGGGCTTGCGGCCTTCATCGCCACTCTGGAAGGGCTCTACTACCGCACGAACGACCCGGTCTATGCGCGGCTATCGCGTTTCTGGACCAAAGTCTTTGCGGTCGTGTTCGGCATGGGCGTCGTCTCCGGCATCGTCATGGCATTCCAGTTCGGCTCCAACTGGAGCGCCTTCTCGTACGCGTCGGCAAACTTCCTCGGGCCGATACTGAGCTACGAGGTGGTGACGGCCTTCTTCCTGGAAGCGACGTTCCTGGGTGTGCTGCTGTTCGGTCGCGACCGGGTGCCCCGGGGTGTCCACCTGTTCGCCGCCTGCATGGTCGCGCTGGGCACCTTCATCTCCTCGTTCTGGATTCTCTCCGCTAACAGCTGGATGCAGACACCGGCGGGCGTGGAAGTGCAGGACGGCCTGCTGCACGTGACCTCCTGGGCCGAGGCGATTTTCAATCCGTCCCTCTGGCCCCGCTTCGTCCATATGGCACTTGCGTCCTTCCTTACCGCCGGCTTCGTGGTCGCGGGCATCAGTGCCTGGTACCTGCGCCAGGGGCGAGAGACCGGCCTCAACCGCAAAGCGCTGGGCATGACTGTGGTCCTCCTGGCGCTCATCGCACCGGCGCAGCTGGTGGTCGGGGACTGGCACGGGCTGAACTCGTTCGAGCATCAACCCGCCAAGGTGGCCGCCATGGAGGGGGCCTGGGAGACCAAGGAGGGTGCCCCGCTGATCCTGTTCGCGATTCCGGATGCCAGCGCCGAGCGCAACCACTTCGAGATCGGCATCCCTTATGGCGCCAGCCTGATCCTGACGCATCAACTGGACGGCGAGGTTCCCGGGCTCAAGGAGTGGGCGGCAGAGGACCGGCCACCGGTGGGCTGGGTGTTCTGGAGCTTCCGCGTCATGGTGGCCATCGGCCTGCTGATGATCGTCATCGCACTGACGGGCCTGGTGCAGCGCCTGCGCGGGCGGCTGTTCCATTCCCCGCGTCTGTTGCGTGCCTTCACCTGGATGATCCCCACACCGTTCATCGCGGTACTGGCCGGCTGGTTCGTCACTGACATCGGCAGGCAGCCCTGGGTCGTGTACGGGATCATGCGCACCTCGGAGGGGGTCACGCCATCACTCACCGGCGGCATGGCCCTGTTCAGCCTGATCGGCTTCATCCTGGTCTACGCCGTCATCTTCACCGCCGGCCTGTATTATCTGGTGCGGATCTTTCAGTCCGGCCCCGAGGCCATCGACGCAGCAGAGACCGAGGGTGGCCACGCCAAACGTCCATTCTCGGCCGTGGAAACGGGCTTCGAGGGTGATACCACGCACACCGCGGACAGCAGGGGGTAA
- a CDS encoding PA0069 family radical SAM protein, giving the protein MLKGRGTDQDIPGRFARQTRQACDDGWPELPDAETSAPQTQCAPETARSIITRNQSPDVPFTQSVNPYRGCEHGCIYCFARPSHAYLDLSPGIDFETRLSAKTNAAERLRAELAKPAYHCNPIVLGTNTDPYQPVERHWGVTRQVLEVLRECRHPVSIITKGAGILRDLDLLAEMAEYRLVSVIISLTSMNARLKRALEPRAASPAGRLRVIRELHERGIPVGTLIAPVIPALTDHELEDLLAAAAEAGASEAGYVLLRLPWEVRPLFRQWLQEHYPERAEHVMSLLRQARDGRENDPCFGSRMRGSGPWADLLEQRFRKALRRHGLDRRSHPQLDASLFRAPHPGGQQDLFDDAGP; this is encoded by the coding sequence ATGCTCAAGGGTCGCGGTACCGACCAGGACATCCCCGGCCGCTTTGCGCGGCAGACCAGACAGGCCTGCGACGACGGCTGGCCCGAGCTTCCCGATGCAGAGACATCGGCGCCGCAAACGCAGTGCGCCCCCGAGACGGCACGCAGCATCATCACCCGGAACCAGTCCCCGGACGTCCCCTTTACTCAGTCCGTGAATCCCTACAGGGGCTGTGAACACGGGTGTATTTACTGTTTCGCGCGCCCGAGCCACGCCTACCTGGATCTGTCGCCCGGCATCGACTTCGAAACCCGCCTGAGCGCCAAGACCAATGCCGCAGAACGCCTGCGTGCCGAACTGGCGAAGCCGGCCTATCACTGCAACCCCATCGTGCTCGGCACCAATACCGACCCCTACCAGCCAGTGGAGCGCCACTGGGGCGTGACGCGCCAGGTGCTGGAAGTGCTCCGGGAATGCCGCCATCCGGTGAGTATCATCACCAAGGGCGCCGGGATCCTGCGGGATCTGGATCTGCTCGCCGAAATGGCCGAGTATCGCCTGGTCTCAGTGATAATCAGCCTGACCTCCATGAACGCCAGGCTGAAACGCGCACTGGAGCCCCGCGCTGCCTCGCCCGCGGGTCGCCTGCGGGTGATCCGGGAACTGCATGAACGCGGCATCCCAGTGGGTACATTGATCGCCCCGGTCATTCCCGCCCTCACCGATCACGAGCTCGAGGATCTGCTCGCCGCGGCGGCGGAGGCCGGCGCAAGCGAGGCGGGCTACGTGCTGCTGCGCCTGCCCTGGGAAGTCCGCCCCCTGTTCAGGCAATGGCTCCAGGAGCACTACCCGGAACGCGCAGAGCACGTGATGAGCCTGCTGCGGCAGGCGCGGGACGGCCGCGAGAACGATCCCTGTTTCGGCAGTCGCATGCGCGGCAGCGGCCCCTGGGCCGACCTCCTCGAGCAGCGCTTCCGGAAAGCCCTGCGGCGACATGGACTGGACCGCCGCAGTCACCCGCAACTCGACGCCAGTCTGTTCCGCGCACCCCACCCCGGCGGCCAACAGGACCTGTTCGACGATGCTGGTCCGTAG
- a CDS encoding methyltransferase, whose amino-acid sequence MSSDAPGTPEYITRGQEIVEDLHSDYQHIVITRDPDYGYVLYLDGDMQIAESDAAYHRAVTDPIIQAGLMGRVLILGGGDGGVLKAAVHAGATQATLVDIDAKVVELARMYLPGLCEDAFDAPNARVVIGDAFAWLDAAAGYDAIVYDLTMEPVRENQSRLEFIEEIVSRAATSLQPEGMLTMQCCSEHQPQLREEIHQALTRHFTAVSQRPVVVPSYHERWIFAGARYPRRD is encoded by the coding sequence GTGTCCAGCGACGCACCCGGCACCCCCGAGTACATCACCCGCGGCCAGGAGATCGTCGAGGATCTCCATTCGGACTACCAGCACATTGTCATCACCCGCGATCCGGACTACGGGTATGTTCTGTACCTGGACGGGGACATGCAGATCGCGGAATCCGACGCCGCTTACCACCGCGCCGTCACCGACCCCATAATCCAGGCCGGGCTCATGGGCCGGGTTCTGATCCTCGGTGGCGGTGACGGCGGCGTGCTCAAGGCGGCCGTCCATGCCGGCGCCACGCAGGCCACCCTGGTGGACATCGATGCCAAGGTCGTGGAACTGGCAAGGATGTATCTCCCGGGGCTGTGCGAGGACGCCTTCGACGCCCCGAATGCGCGGGTGGTCATCGGCGACGCTTTCGCCTGGCTGGACGCCGCCGCCGGTTACGACGCCATTGTCTATGACCTCACCATGGAACCCGTGCGGGAGAATCAGAGCCGGCTGGAATTCATCGAGGAGATCGTCAGCCGGGCCGCCACCAGCCTCCAGCCGGAAGGTATGCTGACCATGCAGTGCTGCAGCGAGCATCAGCCGCAATTGCGGGAGGAAATCCACCAGGCCCTGACCCGGCACTTTACTGCGGTATCCCAGCGCCCGGTGGTGGTGCCTTCCTATCACGAGCGCTGGATCTTCGCCGGGGCGCGCTACCCCCGCCGCGACTGA
- a CDS encoding NAD-dependent protein deacylase encodes MAANEPDMLTTLDAVARRLATARRALFITGAGLSADSGLPTYRGVGGIYDDGVTEEGVPFEVALSGDMFQRNPEVTWKHIARIESATRGACCNRGHEVLAALEERLERGCLLTQNVDGFHHQAGSRNVIEIHGNVHRLRCTACDRLKDVDDFSGLTMPPRCIRCAGLLRPDVVLFGEMLPFAALDRLAAESAEGFDIVFSIGTTGVFPYITEPLLAAGRQGAMTVEINPAETEISAVVDYRLPDRAAPVLGALWDRFESAHGHG; translated from the coding sequence ATGGCAGCGAATGAACCGGACATGCTCACAACCCTGGATGCGGTCGCGAGACGGCTGGCAACGGCCCGGCGCGCCCTTTTCATCACCGGTGCGGGGCTGTCTGCAGACTCGGGGCTGCCCACCTATCGCGGCGTGGGTGGGATCTACGACGACGGCGTGACCGAGGAGGGTGTTCCCTTTGAAGTCGCCCTCTCCGGAGACATGTTCCAGCGCAACCCGGAAGTCACCTGGAAGCACATCGCGCGGATCGAGTCCGCCACGCGGGGTGCGTGCTGCAATCGCGGGCACGAGGTTCTGGCCGCTCTGGAAGAGCGCCTGGAACGCGGCTGCCTGCTCACTCAGAACGTGGACGGCTTTCACCACCAGGCGGGAAGCCGCAACGTGATCGAAATCCACGGCAACGTCCATCGCCTGCGTTGCACTGCCTGCGACCGGCTCAAGGACGTGGACGATTTCTCCGGTCTTACCATGCCACCACGCTGCATACGCTGCGCTGGCCTGCTCCGCCCGGACGTGGTGCTGTTCGGTGAGATGCTGCCTTTCGCTGCTCTGGACCGCCTCGCCGCGGAAAGTGCGGAAGGGTTCGACATTGTCTTCAGTATCGGCACGACCGGGGTGTTTCCGTACATTACCGAACCATTGCTTGCCGCTGGTCGCCAGGGCGCTATGACGGTGGAAATCAACCCCGCCGAGACAGAGATCTCCGCCGTGGTCGACTACCGGTTGCCGGATCGGGCAGCACCGGTTCTTGGAGCCCTGTGGGACCGTTTTGAATCGGCCCACGGCCACGGCTGA